The Megalops cyprinoides isolate fMegCyp1 chromosome 12, fMegCyp1.pri, whole genome shotgun sequence genome contains a region encoding:
- the supt7l gene encoding STAGA complex 65 subunit gamma, with product MMRYWGEIPVQAAPPSRSSFDLLQREFRQVEMQDPPLHQPSAHRPRPTTMLDIPSEPCSLTIHTVQLCQHARRLRGLLAAAQGQPPAEGAGRLEEGDILPPRPPTPAVPDDLLPLDSKAPHQPFQLRHSDPESDFYKGKGEPVTELSWPSCRQLLYQSVATVLAHAGFESAQESVLETLTDLVHEHYLRLSRLLRVAVDREARLGATPFPDVVEQVFHEVGIGSVLALQRFWQIRIKDYHSYMLQVSRELSEEYERLVNPEKAVEDSKPLKIKEEPMSDIAFPVSEEPEADLASGDQALPIGVLGAPSERLAGGLEGENSPHTSGAAGNGSPLWHLTQVKMEPQDGEEGQVSGHGVLGGDVFEEGPMSTMSEAGIPPSPSGAASDGSYASHSPDSLMGTSPVFNQRPRKRMKKV from the exons ATGATGCGGTACTGGGGCGAGATCCCAGTCCAGGCAGCTCCGCCCAGCCGCAGCTCCTTCGACCTCCTGCAGCGGGAGTTCCGCCAGGTGGAGATGCAGGACCCCCCGTTGCACCAGCCGTCCGCCCACCGCCCGCGCCCCACCACCATGCTGGACATCCCCTCAGAGCCCTGCAGCCTTACCATACACACGGTCCAGCTCTGCCAGCATGCCCGCCGCCTCCGGGGGCTTCTGGCTGCTGCCCAGGGCCAGCCACCCGCAGAGGGTGCCGGTAGGCTGGAAGAGGGTGACATCCTGCCGCCGAGGCCGCCCACGCCTGCTGTCCCTGATGACCTGCTGCCCCTGGACAGCAAGGCCCCTCACCAGCCATTCCAGCTGAGGCACAGTGACCCAGAGAGTGACTTCTACAA GGGTAAAGGGGAGCCGGTGACAGAGCTGAGCTGGCCTTCCTGCAGGCAGCTGCTTTACCAGTCAGTGGCCACAGTGCTGGCTCACGCCGGCTTTGAGTCAGCCCAGGAGAGCGTGCTGGAGACCCTGACGGACCTGGTCCATGAGCACTACCTGCGCCTGAGCCGCCTGCTGCGGGTGGCCGTGGACCGCGAGGCCCGGCTCGGCGCCACCCCCTTCCCCGACGTGGTGGAGCAGGTCTTCCACGAGGTGGGGATCGGCAGCGTACTGGCCCTGCAGCGCTTCTGGCAGATCCGCATCAAGGACTACCACAGCTACATGCTTCAG GTAAGTCGGGAGCTGTCAGAGGAATATGAGAGGCTGGTAAACCCAGAGAAGGCCGTGGAAGATTCAAAGCCACTGAAGATCAAAGAGGAGCCGATGAGTGACATTGCCTTCCCTGTCAGCGAGGAGCCTGAGGCTGACCTAGCGTCTGGGGACCAGGCACTGCCGATTGGGGTGCTCGGGGCCCCCAGTGAGCGGCTGGCTGGAGGACTGGAGGGAGAGAACTCCCCACACACCTCAG GAGCTGCGGGAAACGGCTCCCCCTTGTGGCACCTGACGCAGGTGAAGATGGAGCCGCAGGACGGCGAGGAGGGGCAGGTCTCGGGGCATGGCGTCCTGGGGGGCGACGTGTTCGAGGAGGGGCCCATGTCCACCATGAGCGAGGCGGGcatccccccttcccccagcgGCGCAGCCTCAGATGGCAGCTACGCCTCCCACTCCCCTGACTCCCTCATGGGCACCTCGCCCGTCTTCAACCAGCGGCCCAGAAAGCGCATGAAGAAGGTGTGA